The sequence GCAATTATATAATCCTGTTTTTTGACTAATAGCTTGTTCAGGAATTACAGAAGATTTAACTTCTACTTTAGCGAGCCATTTACCGACACGAATCCAATGAGGAATCTTAATATCTTTTGGTGCAATTAAAAAAGTATAATATTCACTTCCTACTGCTAATTCTTTAGCTCTTCCATAGTTAATAGGGTAATTACGATTCGCTTCTTTATCACCAAATTGCTTAGGCTTGCCATAATAATTTGTCTGTGCGGCTTTAAAAGTGTTAATTTGATATGACCAACGTACTGGTTTAGCTGGAAATACATAAACTCCTAACCTATTTAAATGAGCTAAACTTTGTTCACCTTCACTATCTAAATAATCAGGAGTTTGAGCTTTTTCGCCTTGCAAACGGTAGGGATGTGGAATATAAGTTCCTTTAAAAAAGGCGTAGCTTAAAGCCCAATTATGTAGATATTTTTCAGTTTCGTAAAGAATACCCATTTCTCTACTAGCAAAAAAAATATTATCGTGTAGAGTTAATTGACAGTAATAAAGTGCCATAATTCAACCTGTAAATAGTTTGATGGAAAATACTCATCTTTTATCTTGAAATCAAGACTTGATGAGTATAGTTATTTAATTTTTATCTTTAGACTTTGATTTTTTACTTCCTGATAAAGCGCCGTAGGTTTGAGCGTAAGTAAGAGTTTGCTGGTAAAGAGTAGTTAAAGTTTCAGTCAATACATCTTGATTTTGATAGATAGCTGAAACCTCATCTACTAGATTGTTCAAATCTTCTCCAAACATAATGGTACTTTGACGAACAGGTTCTTGATTTAATAATTCTCTAGCTACTTGTGACGCAGTTTGAATGACGGTGTCAATTGGTGCGTTTAAATCGCCTTTTAAAACATCATAGAGAGCTTGAGTAAAGCGAAGATTGCTAAAAATTTCGCCATCACAAAAAGCAATACCAATCAGATAGTTTTTGAGAGTTCCTGTACGAGTTTCTTGAGCTCCATAGCGTCGAGTTCTGAGTAAATTACCCAAGACATATAAAAACCCTTCGTAGGTGCTATCTCGCAAGGTTTCAACGGTGGGAAAAGTTATTTCTGGGAGAACATGATCCAACTCGTTAATCGCACTACGCATTTTTCCTGCTTCGCTCATAGTTCCTCCTTCAAAGGGAGCATTAAAAGTAAAACTACGATGGGATTGTTCGTAAGCTGTTAAAGAAAAAGCCGAATCAGAGTAAACTTTAGAGCGTTCACTACCACTATCACCGATCGCAAAACCATAAATAATACAATCAGGACATTTTTTACAGGAACCTTCCCCGTTATATTCACAACTTTTTTCTTTATCTTCTTTGTCAGCGGTAGTCAAATTAAGAGATCGCAATAACTCTCTCCCTGTTAAACGTTCTGGAGTAGTTTGTTTGCGTTTAAACATGACTAAACGACTCAAATTTTCTTTAGTTTCTAAACCTGCTTGGGTACGCGCCGTATTTAAAACTCCATCTGTTTGAAACACTGGAAAAGATTGACTATGGCGCAACATAATAAAGTGGACGTAATTGGCTGAAGCTAAACGAGGAAATGATGCTTGAAATTGAGATTTAAGGGTTTCTAGAAATGACATAATTTTTACTCCTGGGTGGTTGTGTTGGAATCAGCTTCTAAAGCTAATAATCGATAGGCGAATTCTGCTCCAGATTTAATGCGATTACGGTTTTCTTGGAGCAAAGCGCGATCGCCTTTATACATTTCGGCGAATAATTCTTTAACGCAAGTAGTCATAAAGATGTAAATCGCTTCTAATTCTTGGGATTTACGTATGTCAATGGGAATCGATTTATCTTTGCGTAAAGGACGGTTATACACCTTTTGGCGCTCTAAAGCGTCGTATAATTGTCCAGCACCTTGGAAGATTAATTCCTCGTCATCTAAATGCTCTGGAGTAGCTAGAATAATCTCCAATGCTTTAGATAAAGGCAATAAAATACTGTGGCTAGATTCTCTCAGACTAACTGTGTAAAAAGTCCGATATTGAGTCACTAATTTTTTGGTTAGTTTTAACTTTTCGGTCATTATTATGTCTCCTTGGGCGAAAATTTCGGAAAGTTTCCAGTAACGCTTTACTTCCTCTGAGGAAGCATCGCGCTTATCTTCTCTTAGTTTTTCATTGGCAATAGCAAACACGTTTAAAACATCGGTCATCACCTCCCTAACGGTACCGTTTAATGCTTGCCAACGCGAATCTGGCGGGTTGCTACGATTGTCCAAATGAATAATATAAATGGCAACTAAACGCTCTAAAGCTGTTGCTAACTGTTGAATACGTAGCGCAGTAGGTAATTGGAGTAATTGCCAAAAACCTGCGGGCGCATCGAGGATTACTGAATCCAAAAAGTCACTGTCACTCTTATATAAAGGTACAGCACTACTAGTGACAGTAATTTTAACTCCCAATAACAGAGACAATGCTAAGGCTAAAAAAGCAGGTTCAACCCAAGCATCGGTTAAAGTTTTACCTTTAGTGGTGGTATAAACTATTCCCGTAAAAGGAATATCAGCACGAGAATATTTGTCGGGAAATCTTCCTATTTCTGCTTCATCCTGGCGCCAAGGGTACAAGCGCAAACTCTCGAAGTTTCCATCATGATTAAGCCAATATTTACGGATGTTCCAGAGATTAACTCGCTTGATATCATTAACCAATATACGGATCGCAGCAGCAATTTGGGGGGAGTAAAGATAGGCGGGAAAAATGTATAAAAATATGGGTTGTTGGTCTTCAAATTTACCAGAAGGTACTGACCAAAAAGCTTGCCGTAATAACATCTCTAAAGCCCAGATTTTAGAGATACCTCGCTTAATTTGTCCTCCACCCAGAGCATTTTTATTGCTATATTGCTGAGGTTTAAATAGTACTACTGAATCCATTTGGTCTTCTGAAGCGAATTCTCCTGAACTGAGAGAGCAAATTGGCTGTTTAGACGCTTTGGTTTTGGCGATATTGTAGGTTGCTAACTCTTGGTCAAAATTAGATGCAGGGTTTGACCAATTCTGTATTTCTAAATACTGCTCAAGATAGTTACTAAAAACTGCTTGGGTAGGACTTTGATGCACAGGAAGAAGTTGATTTTCTTCTGCCCAATCAGCTAATTCTTCACTAAACTGTTTTAAGATTGTAGAGAGATTGTCTAAGTCTAAAGTGGGATGATGAGCGATATAACTGGCTGCTATTCGATACCAACCATAGTTAACACCCCCTGATTGTTCTTGAGTTTGTTTTGGAGTAAATTGTTGTTCTAAACCCAAGAATCTTAGGGTCCAATCGATAAATTCAGGTGAGTCGGCAAAGAATTCTCTTTGTGCTAGGATGATTAATTCAGCGAGGCGATCGCTTCTTATATCTGCTCCTTTTTCTAATAGTTGACGTTCTGCTGTTGTTATTTCTATTTTTTCCAGACGTTTTGGTGTAGCAGGTACTTTAATATTAGCTACTTTTGCTTCAATTACATCAGCAAGATTCCGAATTAATTGAGCTGGTGTAAATAACTCTAAGGTTTGAGGAGCAACTTTTAAGCCTTTGCCATCTCTTTTAAAACCGATATCACCTCCTAACATTTTAGTAGCTAATAATTGACTGATTCCTTGCCAAATAAATTCTTGTAGTTCAGTGCGATCGGGAATTTCGTATTTAGCAGGAGCAAGATAAACAACTCCCTGAGCAAAATAAAGTAATGGTTGCCAATCTAATGCTTGAGTAAATCTTAGGATTGCATTATGAATACCGTTTGTTAAAATGCCGAGTGTATCTCTGAGACGATGATAAACCAGGGTTTTGTTAGGAGCTAAAAAACGTAAATGTTCTCTCAGGCGATCGCCTATACTCTTAGTAATAATCTCAGCGGGATTTTGAGAATGAACTGCTATATCCCCGAAAGCTAAAAGATGACGCAAGGGATGATCCAAACGACGAGAGTCTTTAACAGTAAAGGGGGGGTAATTAGCCGGAATAGCGTTAGTTTTAGCCTTATATTGAGTATTTTGAGCAAGATAGGCAATTTCAGGCACATATTGCTCCCAATCTGACCAAAAAGCTTTAAAATTGAGTTTTTGCCCTAATTCTCTACAGATATTAATAATCTCAGCAACATCAGCAGCGCTTGGAGATTTTTCTCCACAACCCAAGTAGTACTTGTTATAGTCATGAAGAGTTATTGCTAAACAAAGTAAATATTTCTCTTCTACCGATAAAGGTACACTCAAATAGGGAAGTAAAGTCCACGCGATGAGTAAAGCATTTAGAACATGAACTAAAAGACTTTGGTCGGCTTTATGAGCATATCTTGCGGCATTTTCTTGAGCGTATTTATCGCCAGTAATCTTTAAATTGCGATGGTGACTATCTTCAGCTCCACCCAAGGCTGAAATCGAAGCAAATTCCCTCTCCATAGCTGGTAACACCGTTTCTAGATAAGAAAGTAAAATTGGATCAGTATCTACCGGTAAGGTTTCTAAGAGCAAATCTTGTAGTAAGGTTTTCATGTTCAAAAAATCAATGATTGTGAGGTGTGGCGCATGAATTTCTGTAAGCGCCATTTGAGAGCTTCTAACAATAGTGCATCCTGATTAAAAGCACAAGCATAAGCTTGCTCTGAAGCGTCAGTTAAACGATATAAACCGAACAAAGGATTTAAATGTAAATGACGACTAACATCCCAATGGCTTTGAGCTTGAGAGCGATTAACGGGTACTAAAAAAGTCAAAATTTGAGAGCGACTTAAACAATTAAGAACTTGAGATTGAGGATGACCATCTAATTTCAAGCGACTAATTAAGGATAATTTACCTATCTCTAATTCCTGGGTATCGCGATTACAAGATAAACTGAGGTTTAAGCGCTGTGGTAACCATTGTTCAATGCGTAGATAAACGTCGATGTAATTTTCAGGAAAAGCTTCCTCGATATGTCCTACAACTAGAGCAGCTTTTAAGAAGTCTTCTCGACTTAAAATATCAACCGTTGCATAGGGTAACAATCTTAACAAATCATAAGTATAAAAACGATTTTCATCCCAGACTCCAGCTTGTAAAGTTGAACCCCCTCTGAATCTTAATAATTCGGTTTGTATAGCTTTACCTACATGCTTATTTCCCAAAGCATACCAAGATTTATTATCTAATTTTGGACCATAAACTTGTTTTAAATCTTTGGTCATTCTTTCCTGAACATTTTTCATCCCATCGCGATTACCTTCAATCATTTTGGCTAACATACCCTGAGCTTGAATAGAACCCCAACAATTGCGATATTCTTGATATTCCTGAGGAGGATTAAAAGCGTATTGAAGAACTTCGATTAACTCTTGACGACTCACTGTTGCTTCTAATTGTAGTTTTTCGGCTAATCTAGCTAGGACCCAAGGTGTGTGTCCATAAACTAACAGAAATGCCGTATATTTACTAAAGCCTGAATGTCTTCCTAATCGTCCTAAGCGTTGAATTATTGTGGATGAATCGCTAGTTTCAGTTATTAGCAAATGAATGCGAAAATCGACACCCACATCAACGGCTGAAGTCGCTACTATTAAGACGGGCTTTTGAGCTGTTTGTAAATATAATTGAGTTTGCGATCGCTCTTTTCTGTCAATCCGTCCACTTACTTCTCTAACTATAATTTCAGGTAACAAAGATTGCAGTTCCTGCGCTACTCTACGCGCCATCACAACTGAGTTAAGAATAATTAAGCCCCTGCCATTGTTTTCAGCTTGAAGAATATCTTTAATACTGTCAACATTCTTAATTAACCAACTCAAACTATCTTCTTTTTCTAAATTAACGAAAGATAGTTCAACTCCTTGGAGAATTTGACGATAACCAGGTTTCGCTTCACTCTCATAGCTACCCGCAATCTCTATAATCTTAAAATTGGCTTGTTTCAATTGTTCTAAAAAATCAGATTTTAGAGTAGCAGATGTTAATAAAAAACGCTTTTTTTCCTGTTGGGTGCTGCGAATTAAAGTCAAACTATTGAGCACTGCTGTCTCTTGATGAGGACCAAACATATGAAACTCATCAAACGAATAGACATCGAAAAACTTGGCTAGAGTTAGGGGTAATTCATCTTTACCATAAGCATTATCTTGATATTGAAAATGAGTAACTAAATGAAAGATATCTGGATTGGTTAAAATAATCGCCTTGGTTTGCAATGAGAACCATATTTCTTTAAATCTGTTACTTTCATTGTCTTTAACCCGTTGACTCAATTCAATTCCAAATAAGCGATCTATTCTTGCTTCTGCATTTAAGTTAAAAAGACTGTGATAGTGTTTTTGCTGTTCAGTTTGATCCTCTACTAATTCAATCGTAGGATACATAAACATGGTCCGATAACTGGAATCCAAAAGACTGGGTAAAGAAGCTAATAAACTTTTTCCCGATGCAGTAGGACTAGTTACACAAACAATATCTATATCTTCTGTTGTCAGATAGGGATATGCTTCTGCTTGATGTTGATAAAGAGGACAACTACAACCAGGAGATAGGGGAAATTGTGGTGCTTGTTGCAGCACACGGCAATTTTCTTGACATCCCAGTGGACAACTCCCTATTCCCGTGTTTAGCTTAGTGTACAGGGGTTTTAGCTGAATTTTCATAATTTCTTTTTAGCTTGATACTTTTAAGACTAACACTCTTTTTTTTTAAGTCATAATCAAAAAGTAATCATATCTTGAATTAACTAGAGTACCTTGTATGCCATCTAATGACAATCAACTGGCCTTTAGCTTGGAAATACTGAGACTGTTGGCTGAACAACCGCGATCGCGTAACGAGTTGGGAGATTTACTTACTGAGTTCCTAGAAAGCAGGAATCAATCCTCCGGTGATATTTTACAAAAGCTTACTCGTGCTATTGCTAAGTTAAGGACTTGTGGTTTTGAGATTAGTAGCGCACCCAATCGTCCTTATCAATTAATAGAATCTAATTTCCCGATTATTCTATCTTCACAACAAAAAGAAGCATTATCTTTAGGAATTTACTTGCTTTCTCGTCTAGGATTTTCAGCTCAAGCTGAACGAATAGCAAGACTTGTTCATTTTTCAGAAGTTGAACTATCTACCGAATTAAAAGTAGATTTTAATCCTCCAGTTGACTACAGTAGTGAGAAAATTAGCGAGATTATTGAAGAACTTCAGCAAAGAATTGAGAAACAATGTCGTTTCAGCATTTGCTATACAAGTAGCAAAGGAGATGAGAGGTTGTGGGATTTAGATCGCTCAGAATTACGTCTTCACAATGGAGTTCTTTACTTGTTTAGTGTAGTTCCCAATCTTCCTTCTCTCCAAGATAAAATAAGAGCGGACCTTGACAAAAATTATCTTTTTCAGATTAGTCGTATTAAAAATGTTAACGCGGCTTCCAATACACGTTGGTTTTATGATTTTTCTAAAATTACTATTCGCTATCGTCTGATAGGACCTTTGGCTAATTATAAACCTCGTCGCAAACACGAACAAGTGATTGAACGAAACCTAGAAAAGCGATTCGTTGTGATTGAAACTACCGAAGACTACTTATTTTGGTTTCGCCAAAGAATTTTACAGTATGGCGCTAATGCTCAAATTTTAGAGCCGGAGTGGTTAGTCAAAGATATTGTTAATGAAATACAAGTAGCTTACACAAACTATGCCCATCAATTTTAGAAAGCTGCAAAACCAGTATATTGTCTTACCAGAGGTTCATGGAATGCTAAGACTATGTCTTTTTTGGGAACCCCCAGTTTAACTAGTTCATCAGCGATTCCTACCTTTAGAGAAAGATAAGCTACGCAAACTTACTTAGAACATATAATTTTTTCATTTAGTCCCAATCCCTATTCAAGAGAGCGTTATGGGAGTATGATTGGTAAAGTCATAGATATTGGTTGCGATCGCGCAG comes from Gloeocapsa sp. PCC 73106 and encodes:
- the cas5d gene encoding type I-D CRISPR-associated protein Cas5/Csc1; the encoded protein is MALYYCQLTLHDNIFFASREMGILYETEKYLHNWALSYAFFKGTYIPHPYRLQGEKAQTPDYLDSEGEQSLAHLNRLGVYVFPAKPVRWSYQINTFKAAQTNYYGKPKQFGDKEANRNYPINYGRAKELAVGSEYYTFLIAPKDIKIPHWIRVGKWLAKVEVKSSVIPEQAISQKTGLYNCDHPLNPVDLPANQHLLLYNRIVMPPVSLVSQSQLEGNYWELSKDILDLPQSISLPIGVSYGASITN
- the cas7d gene encoding type I-D CRISPR-associated protein Cas7/Csc2; translated protein: MSFLETLKSQFQASFPRLASANYVHFIMLRHSQSFPVFQTDGVLNTARTQAGLETKENLSRLVMFKRKQTTPERLTGRELLRSLNLTTADKEDKEKSCEYNGEGSCKKCPDCIIYGFAIGDSGSERSKVYSDSAFSLTAYEQSHRSFTFNAPFEGGTMSEAGKMRSAINELDHVLPEITFPTVETLRDSTYEGFLYVLGNLLRTRRYGAQETRTGTLKNYLIGIAFCDGEIFSNLRFTQALYDVLKGDLNAPIDTVIQTASQVARELLNQEPVRQSTIMFGEDLNNLVDEVSAIYQNQDVLTETLTTLYQQTLTYAQTYGALSGSKKSKSKDKN
- the cas10d gene encoding type I-D CRISPR-associated protein Cas10d/Csc3: MKTLLQDLLLETLPVDTDPILLSYLETVLPAMEREFASISALGGAEDSHHRNLKITGDKYAQENAARYAHKADQSLLVHVLNALLIAWTLLPYLSVPLSVEEKYLLCLAITLHDYNKYYLGCGEKSPSAADVAEIINICRELGQKLNFKAFWSDWEQYVPEIAYLAQNTQYKAKTNAIPANYPPFTVKDSRRLDHPLRHLLAFGDIAVHSQNPAEIITKSIGDRLREHLRFLAPNKTLVYHRLRDTLGILTNGIHNAILRFTQALDWQPLLYFAQGVVYLAPAKYEIPDRTELQEFIWQGISQLLATKMLGGDIGFKRDGKGLKVAPQTLELFTPAQLIRNLADVIEAKVANIKVPATPKRLEKIEITTAERQLLEKGADIRSDRLAELIILAQREFFADSPEFIDWTLRFLGLEQQFTPKQTQEQSGGVNYGWYRIAASYIAHHPTLDLDNLSTILKQFSEELADWAEENQLLPVHQSPTQAVFSNYLEQYLEIQNWSNPASNFDQELATYNIAKTKASKQPICSLSSGEFASEDQMDSVVLFKPQQYSNKNALGGGQIKRGISKIWALEMLLRQAFWSVPSGKFEDQQPIFLYIFPAYLYSPQIAAAIRILVNDIKRVNLWNIRKYWLNHDGNFESLRLYPWRQDEAEIGRFPDKYSRADIPFTGIVYTTTKGKTLTDAWVEPAFLALALSLLLGVKITVTSSAVPLYKSDSDFLDSVILDAPAGFWQLLQLPTALRIQQLATALERLVAIYIIHLDNRSNPPDSRWQALNGTVREVMTDVLNVFAIANEKLREDKRDASSEEVKRYWKLSEIFAQGDIIMTEKLKLTKKLVTQYRTFYTVSLRESSHSILLPLSKALEIILATPEHLDDEELIFQGAGQLYDALERQKVYNRPLRKDKSIPIDIRKSQELEAIYIFMTTCVKELFAEMYKGDRALLQENRNRIKSGAEFAYRLLALEADSNTTTQE
- the cas3 gene encoding type I-D CRISPR-associated helicase Cas3', whose protein sequence is MKIQLKPLYTKLNTGIGSCPLGCQENCRVLQQAPQFPLSPGCSCPLYQHQAEAYPYLTTEDIDIVCVTSPTASGKSLLASLPSLLDSSYRTMFMYPTIELVEDQTEQQKHYHSLFNLNAEARIDRLFGIELSQRVKDNESNRFKEIWFSLQTKAIILTNPDIFHLVTHFQYQDNAYGKDELPLTLAKFFDVYSFDEFHMFGPHQETAVLNSLTLIRSTQQEKKRFLLTSATLKSDFLEQLKQANFKIIEIAGSYESEAKPGYRQILQGVELSFVNLEKEDSLSWLIKNVDSIKDILQAENNGRGLIILNSVVMARRVAQELQSLLPEIIVREVSGRIDRKERSQTQLYLQTAQKPVLIVATSAVDVGVDFRIHLLITETSDSSTIIQRLGRLGRHSGFSKYTAFLLVYGHTPWVLARLAEKLQLEATVSRQELIEVLQYAFNPPQEYQEYRNCWGSIQAQGMLAKMIEGNRDGMKNVQERMTKDLKQVYGPKLDNKSWYALGNKHVGKAIQTELLRFRGGSTLQAGVWDENRFYTYDLLRLLPYATVDILSREDFLKAALVVGHIEEAFPENYIDVYLRIEQWLPQRLNLSLSCNRDTQELEIGKLSLISRLKLDGHPQSQVLNCLSRSQILTFLVPVNRSQAQSHWDVSRHLHLNPLFGLYRLTDASEQAYACAFNQDALLLEALKWRLQKFMRHTSQSLIF
- a CDS encoding YafY family protein, translating into MPSNDNQLAFSLEILRLLAEQPRSRNELGDLLTEFLESRNQSSGDILQKLTRAIAKLRTCGFEISSAPNRPYQLIESNFPIILSSQQKEALSLGIYLLSRLGFSAQAERIARLVHFSEVELSTELKVDFNPPVDYSSEKISEIIEELQQRIEKQCRFSICYTSSKGDERLWDLDRSELRLHNGVLYLFSVVPNLPSLQDKIRADLDKNYLFQISRIKNVNAASNTRWFYDFSKITIRYRLIGPLANYKPRRKHEQVIERNLEKRFVVIETTEDYLFWFRQRILQYGANAQILEPEWLVKDIVNEIQVAYTNYAHQF